One region of Callithrix jacchus isolate 240 chromosome 16, calJac240_pri, whole genome shotgun sequence genomic DNA includes:
- the ST3GAL1 gene encoding CMP-N-acetylneuraminate-beta-galactosamide-alpha-2,3-sialyltransferase 1 isoform X2, which translates to MVTLRKRTLKVLTFLVLFIFLTSFFLNYSHTMVATTWFPKQMVLELSENLRRLIKHRPCTCTHCIGQRKLSAWFDERFNQTVQPLLTAQNALLEDDTYQWWLRLQREKKPNNLNDTIKELFRVVPGNVDPLLEKRLVGCRRCAVVGNSGNLRESAYGPEIDSHDFVLRMNRAPTAGFEADVGTKTTHHLVYPESFRELGDNVSMVLVPFKTIDLEWVVSATTTGTISHTYVPVPAKIRVKQEKVDLYGFGADSRGNWHHYWENNPSAGAFRKTGVHDADFESNVTATLASINKIRIFKGR; encoded by the exons ATGGTGACCCTGCGGAAGAGGACCCTGAAAGTGCTCACCTTCCTCGTGCTCTTCATCTTCCTCACCTCCTTCTTCCTGAACTACTCCCACACCATGGTGGCCACAACCTGGTTCCCCAAGCAGATGGTCCTGGAGCTCTCTGAGAACCTGAGGAGGCTGATCAAGCACAGGCCCTGCACCTGCACCCACTGCATCGGGCAGCGCAAGCTCTCGGCATGGTTCGACGAGAGGTTCAACCAGACCGTGCAGCCACTGCTGACCGCCCAGAACGCACTCCTGGAGGACGACACCTACCAGTGGTGGCTG AGGCTCCAGCGAGAGAAGAAGCCCAATAACTTGAACGATACCATCAAGGAGCTGTTCCGAGTGGTGCCTGGGAACGTGGACCCCCTGCTGGAGAAGCGGTTGGTGGGCTGCCGGCGCTGTGCTGTTGTAGGCAACTCGGGCAACCTGAGAGAGTCTGCGTACGGGCCTGAGATAGACAGTCACGACTTTGTGCTCAG GATGAACAGGGCACCCACGGCAGGGTTTGAGGCTGACGTCGGGACCAAGACCACCCACCATCTGGTGTACCCTGAGAGCTTCCGCGAGCTGGGGGACAATGTCAGCATGGTCCTGGTGCCCTTCAAGACCATCGACTTGGAGTGGGTGGTGAGCGCCACCACCACGGGCACCATTTCCCA CACCTACGTCCCGGTCCCTGCGAAGATCAGAGTGAAACAGGAGAAG GTGGACTTGTACGGCTTCGGGGCAGACAGCAGAGGGAACTGGCACCACTACTGGGAGAACAACCCGTCCGCAGGCGCTTTTCGCAAGACGGGGGTGCACGATGCAGACTTTGAGTCTAACGTGacggccaccttggcctccatcAATAAAATCCGGATCTTCAAGGGGAGATGA
- the ST3GAL1 gene encoding CMP-N-acetylneuraminate-beta-galactosamide-alpha-2,3-sialyltransferase 1 isoform X1: protein MVTLRKRTLKVLTFLVLFIFLTSFFLNYSHTMVATTWFPKQMVLELSENLRRLIKHRPCTCTHCIGQRKLSAWFDERFNQTVQPLLTAQNALLEDDTYQWWLRLQREKKPNNLNDTIKELFRVVPGNVDPLLEKRLVGCRRCAVVGNSGNLRESAYGPEIDSHDFVLRMNRAPTAGFEADVGTKTTHHLVYPESFRELGDNVSMVLVPFKTIDLEWVVSATTTGTISHTYVPVPAKIRVKQEKILIYHPAFIKYVFDNWLQGHGRYPSTGILSVIFSMHVCDEVDLYGFGADSRGNWHHYWENNPSAGAFRKTGVHDADFESNVTATLASINKIRIFKGR from the exons ATGGTGACCCTGCGGAAGAGGACCCTGAAAGTGCTCACCTTCCTCGTGCTCTTCATCTTCCTCACCTCCTTCTTCCTGAACTACTCCCACACCATGGTGGCCACAACCTGGTTCCCCAAGCAGATGGTCCTGGAGCTCTCTGAGAACCTGAGGAGGCTGATCAAGCACAGGCCCTGCACCTGCACCCACTGCATCGGGCAGCGCAAGCTCTCGGCATGGTTCGACGAGAGGTTCAACCAGACCGTGCAGCCACTGCTGACCGCCCAGAACGCACTCCTGGAGGACGACACCTACCAGTGGTGGCTG AGGCTCCAGCGAGAGAAGAAGCCCAATAACTTGAACGATACCATCAAGGAGCTGTTCCGAGTGGTGCCTGGGAACGTGGACCCCCTGCTGGAGAAGCGGTTGGTGGGCTGCCGGCGCTGTGCTGTTGTAGGCAACTCGGGCAACCTGAGAGAGTCTGCGTACGGGCCTGAGATAGACAGTCACGACTTTGTGCTCAG GATGAACAGGGCACCCACGGCAGGGTTTGAGGCTGACGTCGGGACCAAGACCACCCACCATCTGGTGTACCCTGAGAGCTTCCGCGAGCTGGGGGACAATGTCAGCATGGTCCTGGTGCCCTTCAAGACCATCGACTTGGAGTGGGTGGTGAGCGCCACCACCACGGGCACCATTTCCCA CACCTACGTCCCGGTCCCTGCGAAGATCAGAGTGAAACAGGAGAAG ATCCTGATCTACCACCCGGCCTTCATCAAGTATGTCTTCGACAACTGGCTGCAAGGCCACGGGCGGTACCCATCCACCGGCATCCTCTCGGTCATCTTCTCAATGCACGTCTGCGATGAG GTGGACTTGTACGGCTTCGGGGCAGACAGCAGAGGGAACTGGCACCACTACTGGGAGAACAACCCGTCCGCAGGCGCTTTTCGCAAGACGGGGGTGCACGATGCAGACTTTGAGTCTAACGTGacggccaccttggcctccatcAATAAAATCCGGATCTTCAAGGGGAGATGA